In the genome of Massilia sp. UMI-21, the window GGCCGGAACCGCGTCGGCGGCGCGCGCCTGGCGCTCCGGCGTGCCGGCGCCAAGGCGCATGGCGGCGGACAGGGCGGCCGGCGTTGCCATCATCGACGGCATCAGCGGCATGTTCATCGCGACCAGCTGCGGCTGGGCGGCATCGCTGGCCGCGCTGTCTTCTTCCTGCGCATCCGCGCCCGGCGGGACGGCGCCGGCAGTTTCTTCCGGAAGCGGCTCGGCCGGCAGCGCCGCATCGGCCTGCATGAACTGCAGGAAGGGCAGCGGCACGGGCGCGCCCGGCAGGGCGGCGGCCAGCGCCGGGTCGAGCGGCAGGCCGTCCGCCGGCGCGGCATCCTTGGGCGCGGCTGCGGCTGCGGCGTCGGAGGCCGGCAGGGAAGCACTATTCATCGTGATGTTCATCGTTGGGTCATACCAGGTTCGGGTTCGCCCGCGAGGGCATAGGCCAGCCAGCCTTCCTTGTTGGCGATCATGTCGCTCATCTTCGCCTGCAGCTGGGCGCTGGCGGCGCTTGCCGCCTCGGCCGCGCCCGCGTGGGCAAGGCGCAGGCGCGCCAGGGCGGCACGCTCGCCGGCGTTCCAGGGCGTGCCGGCGGCGAGCGCCTGCAGCCGGGGGCCGAGCTCGCGCACGGCGCGGCCCAGCAGATCCCAGTCGGCGCCGGCGCCGGCGTCGACCAGCACCCGGGCCAGGCCGTCGATGGCGCGCGTCCTATCCATTGCGTTCCTGGACACCTTTCCAGCCCTGGCGGATCGTGGTCAGGATACGGATCACTTCGTCCACCATGGCCGGGTCGAGCTTGATCCCGGCGCCGTGCAGGTGGTTGGCGCAGAAATCGTAGATGCGCGCCAGGTTGGCGACGGTCTCGCCGCCCTGCTCGAAGTCGAGCGAGCTGGACAGGCCGTTGATGATCTCGACGCACTTGTCGATGCTGGCTGCCTTTTGTTCGTAGCGGCGCGCGGCGATGTGGGCGCGGGCGCGGGCCAGCTCGTCGAGCAGGCCGTCGGTGAGCAGCAGGACCAGTTCGACCGGCGAGGCGCGCGAGGTCTGCGCATCCAGGTTGACGGCATGGTAGCTGCCGTAGGCTTCTTGATAGGACATGGTGGATCCCGGTTAGGCGTTGTCAGTCTTTGTCGTTGCCGAACAGGGCATCGAACATCGACACGTTGTTGTTCATCACGCCCTGCATCGAGGCCAGGGCCGTGAACTGTTTCAGGTAGCGGTTGTAGGCCGCTTCATGCTGCTGGTCGAGGAAGGCCTGGCGGTCGGCAAGCAGTTCCTGCTTGTCGGTGGCTGCTTCCTTGCGTTTCTTGATCTGGCCGTCGGCGCTGCTGCTCCAGCCCTTGAGGAAGGTGTCGAGCGCGCCGGCGATGCCGGTCGGGGACGACGAGGAGGCGCTGCCGATGATGGCGTCGAGCCCGGTGGGCTTGAGCGCCAGCTGGGACCGCAGGCGGTCGGCGCGCACTTCCAGGCTGCCGTCCCGGGTCGCGATGATGCCGAACGAGGCCAGCGTGTCGCCGGTGGTGGTCGGGCGCAGCAAGGTGACCAGGCGGTCGTTGAGGGCGCGGATGCCGCCGTCGTGGGCGAACGCGCCCGCGGCCGCGCCGGTGGACGGGTCGCCGGCGTCGGTCAGCTTGTTCAGCATGAGCTTGAGCTTGTTGTAGGCGTCGACGAAGGCCTGCACGTTGGCCGTGGTGCCGGCGCTGTCGGCGCCGACGGTGATCGTGAGCGGCGTGTCGCCGGTCTGGTGCGCCTTGGTAAAGCTCATCTTCACGCCGTCGATGTTGGTGAAGGTGTTGGTGGTGTTGGTGATCGCGGTGCCGTTCTCGGAACCGATGCGGATCTCGGCATCCTGCGCCGCCACCAGGGTGCGCACCCGGGCCGGGTCGGCGTTCGCCGCCGCGATGCTGGCGCTTCCCCCCACCGCCGACGTGTCGATGGTGATCGCGGTGTTGGCGCCGGTGTTCTTCGCCGTCAGCACCAGTTCGGACGTGGTGCCGGTAGTGACGATCGAGGCCGTGACCAGCGAGGTGTTGCCGCTGGCGCCGTTGATCGCCGCCGCCAGTTCGCGCGGGGACAGGCTGCCGTTGGCATCGGTGTCGGCGGCGTCCAGGTCGACGTCGAAGGCGAGCGAACCGCCCATGTTGACGGCCAGGGTGCCGGTGCTGTTGCTGTCGGCCAGGCCAGCGTAGGAGACCTGGCTGGCGCTGGCGAGCTGCTTGACGAAGAACGAGTAGGTGCCGGCGGCCGCGGTGGCGCTGGCGGTGGCGCTGCCGAACGCGGTGTCGTTGAAGGTGGCGGCCTGCGCATACATGCTCTTGCCGATGCCGGTCACGCTGAGCAGGCTGCTCTGGAATGCCAGGATCGCAGAGTTCAGCTCGTTCAGGCCCTTCAGGGTGCCCTTGGCTTCCGCGCCTTGCGTATTCAGGATCTGCTGGCGCGCCATGACGTACTTGTCCGCCAGCGAATTCGCGGTGTTGATCGGATCGTAGGTCGGTGCGGTGATTGCGGATGCCATGTCGTTCTCCTTGTTCTGCTGTGTGCCGTGCTTCGTACTGCGTGCTGCTGTTGTGATGCCGTTCCGCTCACGCGGCCCGGCCTGCCAACCACGACTGCGTGGCGATATCGTCTTCGCGCTTGCGCAGCGCACGTTCCTGGTCCCGGGCGTGCAGGTCCTGCTGCTGCTCCAGCACTTTTCCCAGCAGCTCGCGGCGGGTATAGGCGTCGCTCAGCGTGCGCTGCGACACCGCCATGTTGGCCTCGTGCAGCGCCAGGTCGGTGCGGTGCAGGTCGGCCATCGCCATCACGTTCTGCTTGTAGGCGCCGCAGTTCAGCGCCAGCACCGGGGGCAGCGCGCCGGAGGCGCCGCTGCCGTTCGCCAGGGAGTCCAGGCGCGCCAGGTTGTTCTGGTAGCGCGCGCGGGTCGCTTCCTGGCTCGCCAGGTCGGCCTGCAGGCGGTCGACGTCGAGCGACCGCAGCTGGACCAGGGTGCCGAGGCTGGCGATCGTGCGCTCTTTCATGCCTGCGCTCATGCCATCATCGCTTTCAATTGTTCGACGCAGCCGTCCATCGGCGCCTGTTCCCGGGTGCCCTGGCACAGGAAGGTTTCGATATGCGGGTGCAGGCGCACCGCCTTGTCGGTTTCCGGGTCGGCGCCCGGCACGTACGCGCCGAGCGGAATCAGGTCGCGCACGCGCGCATGCTTGGCCAGCGCAGCCTTCAGCTTGCGCGCGGCGAGGGCGTGCTCCTGGCCGACCACCTGCGCCATGCAGCGCGAGATCGACTGGGCGACGTCGATCGCCGGGTAGTGGCCGCGCTCGGCCAGTTCGCGGCTCAGGACGATGTGGCCGTCGAGGATGGCGCGGGCCGAGTCGACCACCGGGTCCTGCTGGTCGTCGCCTTCGGCCAGCACGGTATAGATGGCGCTCATGCTGCCGTTCGGGTTCTCGCCATTGCCGGCCGATTCCACCAGCTGCGGCAGGTTCGAGAACACCGAGGGAGGGTAGCCGCGCGTGGCCGGCGGCTCGCCCAGCGACAGCGCCACTTCGCGCAGCGCCATCGCGTAGCGGGTCAGCGAATCGCACAGCAGCAGCACGTTCTGGCCGCGGTCGCGGAAGTGGGCCGCGACCGAGTGGCACAGTTCGGTGGCCATCACGCGCATCAGCGGCGACTCGTCGGCCGGCGCGACCACCAGGACCGCGCGCTTCAGGCCTTCCGGCCCGAGCGACTTCTCGACGAACTCGCGCACCTCGCGGTTACGCTCGCCGATCAGGCCGACCACGATCACATCGGCCACGGTCTGGCGCGTGATCAGGCCGAGCAGGACCGACTTGCCGACACCCGAGCCGGCCATCAGGCCGACGCGCTGGCCCTTGCCGATGGTGAGCATCGCATTGATGGCGCGCACGCCGACGTCGAGCGGCTCGTCGACCGGGGCTTTTCTGAGCGGATTGACTTTCGGCGGCGTGATCGACAGCGGCTGGTCGCCGCCCAGCTTGCCGAGGCCGTCGATCGGTTCGCCCATGCCGTTGACCATCCGGCCCATCCAGGACTGGCCGATCATCAGTTCGGCCTTTTCCTGGCTGGGGAGCACGCGCGCGCCGGTCGCCAGTCCGGATGCCTTCTTGAAGGGCATCAGGTAGCTGATCTTCTCCTTGAAGCCGACCACCTGCGCGTCCAGCCAGCCGCCATCGACGGTCTCGATGCGGCAGCGCTGGCCGGTGTGCAGCGGGCAGCCGCTCGACTCCAGCAGCAGGCCCTGGGCGCCCACCAGGCGGCCGGTCGGGGTGGCGACCGGCACCGTCCCCAGCTCGACCGCGCGCAGTCTGGCGGCGAGGGCCGTCATTCGCCGTCCTCCTCGTCGAGGAGCTGTTCGCGCACCTGGTCCATCACCGCCGACAGGCGGCCCTGGCAACCGGCATCGACTTCATTGTCGCCGGAGCGCACCCGGCATTCGCCCGGCTCGAGGGCGGGGTCGGGCAGCAGGGTCCATTTCTTGGCGCGTTTCGGATCGAGTTCGAGCACGCGGCGCAGTTCTTCCGGATTCAGGAACACTTCGACCTGGTCGCGCGAAGGCGGCATCACGCTGAGCGCCTCCTCGACCAGGGCCAGCAACTGCACAGGCTGCAGTGCCAGCTCGGCGCGGATTACCTGGCGCGCAATCTTGCCGACCAGCTCCACGACTTCCTTGCGTTGCGCGGCGCGCATGTCGGTCTTGAGTTTTTTCAGGCCCTTGAGCATGGCATCGATCGGCTTGGACAGCTGCTCGAACTCGGCCAGCGCCATGGCGCGGCCTTCCTCGATGCCGCGCTGCAGGCCCTCGGCCTGGCCGGTCGGGTAGCCGTCGGCGCGGCCCTGGTCCAGGCCGGCCTCGTAGCCTTCGCGCTGCCCCTGGCGATAGCCGTCGCTGAGGGCGGCCTGCCATTCCTCGGCCGAGCCGGCGCCCGCGCCCGAGCCGGCGGCGCCGGAACCTTTCGGCAGCGCGCTGGTGAGCTGGTACAGCGGCGGGAAGTGATAGGACCGGAATTGCTTCATTCGGCGGTCGCCTCGGCAAACAGGGCGATGTCGATTTCGCCGGCATCGGCCAGGGCCTTGACGGTGGCCATGATCTCGCGGCGGGTCTGCTCGATGCGCGACATCGGAATCGGGCCCGAACGACGCATCAGGTCCTCGAAGCTCTGCGCCTGGCGCTTCGGCATGGCGCCCAGGACCGCGTCGCGCAGCGCCGGTTCGGCGCCCTTGAGCGCGATCGCCCACTGCTCGAGCGGCACTTCGTCGAGCAGGCGGGTGATGACCTGTTCGGTCTGGCGCGACAGGATGAAGAAGTCGTACATCGACATCTCGATCTGCGACACCACCTCGGGATCGTGGGCGCGCAGCAGTTCCACCATGCCGGCGCGGTTGTCCTGCAGGCGGTTGAGGATCTCGGCGACCTGGCGCACGCCTTCCACGCTCGCGCTCTGGGTATCGAGCGCGGACAGGCAGCGGTTCACCAGTTCTTCGAGTTCGTGCAGCACGTCGCGTTCGATCTCGTCGAGATGGGCCATGTTCAGCAGGACCAGTTCGCGGCCGTCGGCCGGGAGCGATTCGAGGATTTGCGAAGCCAGGCTAGGGGGCAGGAAGGCCAGGAACACGGCCTGCATCTGCACGTGCTCGGTCGCGATGAATTCGGCCAGCCACTTGGGCGAGGCGTATTGCAGGCGCGCCATCATCGGGCGGATCTCGTCGCCGTAGATCGTGTTCAGGACGCTGTTGGCGATATCGCTGCCGAGCGCCAGGTCGAGCGAGCGCTTCAGGTAGCTGCGCGAGGCGGCGTGCAGGCCGCTTTGCTGCCGGTAGTCGTCGAAGAAGTTCTGGACCGCCGACTTCACGGTGTCGACCTTGATGCCGCTCATGCGCGACATCACCTGGGTCAGTTCCAGCAGTTCCTCGCGCTCGAGGCAACGCAGCACGGCGGCGGCGCCTTCTTCGCCGATCGAGAGCAGGACGATGGCGGCCTGCTCGACCGGGGTCAGGACGGCTTCCATGCCGTCATCGTTATTCAGTTCGGCCATGTTTTTTCTGTACCCATTGTTTGACGACTTCGGCGACGCGCTCGGGTTCCTTGCCGGCGAGGACTTTGAGATGGTCGACCATCACGTCGACGGCCGAACCGGCCGGCGGCAGGTCGTAGTTTTCGAGCAGGGGGACCACCGGCATCGCGCCGGCGGCATCGGCGCCAGCGCCGCTGATCGCAACGGCGCCCGGGGCGGCCAGCGCGGCGGCGCTGCCAGCCGGGAGGGCGACGACCTTGTCCGCGCTTGCCGCGGCGCCACCAGGCATGCCCGGCAGGGCCGGCGCGGCCGGCATCAGCGGCGCTTGCGGCGCCAGGCGCGAGGTCACCGCGCGCAGCAGCGGACGGGCCAGCAGCAGGTAGGCGAGCAGCGCGCCGAGAGCATACATACCGTAGCTCGTCATGTCGACCACGTTGTCGCGTTCCTGCCACCATTCCTGGGCCACCGGCGCGGCCGGGAAGTTCAGGCTGGAGACGGTCAGCACGTCGCCACGGGCGGCGTCGATGCCCAGGCCGCCCTTCAGGATCTTCTCGATGTTGGCCAGTTCGGCCGGGGTGTAGCCGACTTTCGGGTCGGTGGCGCTGGCATTGTTCAGCACCACTGCCACCGACAGCTTCTTCAGGCGGCCACGCGAGCGCTTGATCTGGGTGATCGCACGGTCGTAGGCGTACTGGCGGGTGGTGGCGTTCTTGCGCGCGCTGCCGTTGTCCTTGGCCGCGTCCGGGTTCTGCGCATCGGCCGCATTGGCTCCGCCTCCAGCGGCCGGATCGGCCATCTGCGGCGGACGGTTCGACAGGGTGCCCGGCACGCCCAGCGCCATGCGGTTGCGCTCCATCTCCTCGCGCATCGCTTCGCTGGTGACCTTCGGCGCTTCGCCGTATTTTTCCTGGGTCTCTTCGATCTTGTCGTTGTCGACGTCGGCGGTGACGCTCAGCTTGAAGTTGTTCGCGCCCAGCACCGGCGCCAGCAGTTCGTTGACGTTGTTGCGCACCTCGTCGGTGTAGCGCCTGGCGGCCGTGTCGCCTTGCGCCTGGCCGTCGAAGCCGTCGGCCAGGTCGACCCGCGAGGACAGGTAGTTGCCGGCCTGGTCGACCAGCGACACCCGGCTTGGGTTCAGGTTGGCGACGCTGCTCGACACCATGTTGACGATGGCGGCGATCTGTTCGTTCGACAGCGAGCGGCCCGGCTTGACCGCGACCACCACCGAGGCGGAAGACTGGTCGCCGGCGCCGGCAACGAAAGAGCTCGACTTGGCGATCGCCAGGTGCACCCGCGCCGTGGCGATCGCATCCATGGTCAGGATGCTCTGCGCCAGCTCGCCTTCGAGACCGCGGCGGAAACGCACGTCCTGCACGAACTGCGACACGCCGAGCGGATCGTTGCGGTCCATCAGCTCCAGGCCGGCCGGCAGCTGGGCGGTCACGCCCTTGGCGGCCAGCAGCATGCGCACCTTGCCCAACTCGCCGGACGGCACCATCACCTGGCCGCTGTCCGGGTGGATGCGGTAGGGGACGCCTTCGGCCTCGAGCACGGTCATCATGTCGCTGGCCGCGACCTTCTCGCGCGCGCCGAAGACCGGCTTGTAGTTCGACTGGTCCTGCCACAGGAACAGCATGACGGCGGCCGTGATGGCCACGGCCAGGCCGAGCAGCAGGGTAAGGTTGTTGCGCAGCGCCGGCGGCATGTCGGGCAGTGCCAGCTTCTTGCCGCCGACGGCGGCTCTCAGGGAGGAAATCACAGGATGTTCTCTTGGCTTTTCTTGAACAGGGGCGGGCTCAGACCGGCAGCTTGATCAGCTCGTCGACGGCGCCCATGACCTTGTTCCGGACTTGCATGAGCATCGAAAACGACAGGCTGGCCTGCTGGCTGGCCAGCATGGCGCCGACCAGGTCGTCGCTCTTGCCGGCATCGACGGCCGCCATGCGGTCCGCCGCAGCGCGGTCTTCGTGGTCCACGCTGGCGATCGCGTCCTTCATGGTTTGGGTAAACGAGAACGAAGCTGGAGAATTGTTAAATGTGGAGCCGGCCGACAGGTCCGCAGCCGGGGCGATCGCAAGGCGATTGGCTTCATTTGTCAGTGCGGCAAGGTCAGCTTTGATCAAACCGGCAAGTTCAGTTCCCATTACGTCGTCCAGTACGAAAAGATGTGTTGCGCTTGTTGTGTGGAGGCGACAAATTGTGTCATCGTTTGTCGTTTTAAAGCCCGATAAAGAGCGGTGTTTGTTAAATCGATGTCTACGAACGGCCGTCTTATTCTTGACCCTCTGGCTGGGATTCCCCTTCGTGCGTGCTCGGAAGAGGCTGCTTGATCCGCTGCGATAGAAGAGATATTACCGTAGGGCAAGTGGGAAATCAAAGGCGAATGTCAAAGTCTTTGGCATAAATCTCCATGTATAATAGTTTCCCTGAGGAATGAAAAAAAGTCATTCGTCGTTTCCTAGTGACCAATAAACAATGCCGATGAATCCACTCGACCGATCGCGCAAGGACGGGGCCGACTACCAGGTACTCGACCCCAGCCTGCTGGGCCGTCCGGTGCACCTGCTGCCGAAGTTCGCGCGCCGTTTCGCCGATGCCCTGGGCACGACGATGGCCGGGCCGGGCGGGCGCCGCTACTGGGGCGCCTGGCGCCTGGTCAGCCTGGCGTTCGAACGCGCTCCGGATGCGCAGGGACTGCGCTGGCTGGCAGTGGCGGGGCCGTTGGGCACCGCCGCGGTGGCGTTCGAGCGCAGCCTGCTGCTGGGACTGCTGGAAGGCCGCTATGGCCGCAAGAACGCCGCCCCCAGCGCGCCGCGCGACCCCAGCCTCGAGCGCGTGACCGCGACCGAGGAGCGGCTGGCGGCGACCCTCACTGCGCAACTGGCCGAACAGCTGCATGCGCGCGTGGCCGAGGGCCTGGCGGCGGTGGGCGTGGAGGTGCCGGGCGCGGACGCCGCGGTGGTGGAAGCGCCTGGCCTGGCCAGTCCGCCCGGCAAGGCCGGCTGGGTCATCCGCGTGACCCTGACCACGCAGGGACCGAAGGACATCCCGGGCGAGCAGCAGAGTCATTGCTGGATCGGCCTGGACCAGGAACTGATGTCGCATGTGCTGCAAGGCCTGAAGGAAGAGCGCAGCAGCGTGCGCACGGCGCGCGCCGGCAACGACGGCCTGTCTTCCGGCCTGTTCGTCAAGCTCGACGGCCGCCTGGCCAGCAAGGAGACCACGCTGGGCGCGCTGTTCGAGCTGAAGGTGGGCGACATCATTCCGGTGTCGGTCGGGCGCGCCGACGTGCTGCTGGACGAATCGCGCCTGTTCACGGCCGCCGTGGCCGAGCACAAAGGAAAACTCTGTTTAACCTCTTTTGAAGATGCCGAGTAAATGGATATGAACATCAACGAGCAACTCAGCGACCAGATGAGCGGCGACGTGATCATCGACGACCTCGAAGGCGTCGAAGCCGCCACCGCGATCGCGGGCAAGAACGCTGCGCGCCAGCTGCCGCAGATGATGCGCCGCATTCCGGTGACCCTGACGCTGGAAGTGGGCTCGGCCCGCATCTCGCTGCAGGAACTGATGGCGATCGGCCCGGCCTCGGTGGTGCCGCTCGACGCCCTGGCCGGCGAGCCGCTGGTCATCAAGGTGAACGGCGCGCCGATCGGCCGCGCCGAAGTCGTCGTCGCCGGCGAGCAGTATGGCCTGAAGGTCATCGACCTCGACGGCCTGAACCTGGATGCCCTGACGTCATGATCCTGTGTACCGGCGGTGCTCGGGTGGGACCACCTTTGCGCCGCGCGGCGCCGCTGTTGGGCGGTGCGCTCTGCCTCATCTTGCTGACCTGCGCGCTGCCCGCCGCGGCCCAGCAGCAACCGAGCATCCTGCCCGGCGTGATTCCCGGCTCGAGCCAGGGCATGACCGTGAAGTCGCAGATCCTGGTCCTGATGACCCTGCTGGCGCTGCTGCCGGTCATGGTCATGATGATGACCAGCTTCACCCGTTTCGTGATCGTGCTGTCGCTGCTGCGCCAGGCCCTCGGCCTGCAACAGGGCCTGCCGAACCGGATCATCACCGGCATCGCCCTGATCCTGACCCTCCTGGTGATGCGCCCGGTGGGCGAGGCCGTCTGGCGTGACGCCTTCCTGCCCTACGATAGCGACAAGATCGGCCTGGAGCAGGCGCTCAAGATCGCCGAGGCGCCGGTGTCGCGCTTCATGCTGGCCCAGACCAGCAAGACCTCGCTGGCCCAGGTCGCGCACCTGGCGGGCGAGCCGGCCAACCTGGCGCCCGAACGGCGCGGCTTCACCGTCAAGCTGGCGGCCTTCGTGCTGTCCGAGCTGAAGACCGCCTTCCAGATCGGGGCGATGCTGTTCATTCCCTTCCTGATCATCGACCTGGTGGTGTCGTCGGTGCTGATGGCGATGGGCATGATGATGCTCTCGCCGCTGGTGATTTCGCTGCCGTTCAAGCTGCTGCTGTTCGTGCTGGTGGATGGCTGGACCCTGACCGTGAACACGCTGGTCGGCAGCATCCATGCTTACTAGCCGCACGCGACCGAACGAGAGAATTGTCCAATGAGTCCTGATATCGCGGTCGACCTGGTGGCCGAAGCCCTGAAGGTGGTGATGCTGCTGGTGCTGGTGCTGGTGGTGCCGGGCCTGGTCATGGGCCTGATCGTGGCCCTGTTCCAGGCCGCGACCCAGATCAACGAACAGACCCTCAGCTTCCTGCCGCGCCTGCTGGTGACGCTGGCTGCGGTGATCCTGGCCGGGCACTGGATGACGTCCACGCTGATGGATTACTGCGTGTCG includes:
- a CDS encoding flagellar hook-basal body complex protein FliE translates to MGTELAGLIKADLAALTNEANRLAIAPAADLSAGSTFNNSPASFSFTQTMKDAIASVDHEDRAAADRMAAVDAGKSDDLVGAMLASQQASLSFSMLMQVRNKVMGAVDELIKLPV
- the fliS gene encoding flagellar export chaperone FliS — protein: MSYQEAYGSYHAVNLDAQTSRASPVELVLLLTDGLLDELARARAHIAARRYEQKAASIDKCVEIINGLSSSLDFEQGGETVANLARIYDFCANHLHGAGIKLDPAMVDEVIRILTTIRQGWKGVQERNG
- a CDS encoding flagellar assembly protein H, translating into MKQFRSYHFPPLYQLTSALPKGSGAAGSGAGAGSAEEWQAALSDGYRQGQREGYEAGLDQGRADGYPTGQAEGLQRGIEEGRAMALAEFEQLSKPIDAMLKGLKKLKTDMRAAQRKEVVELVGKIARQVIRAELALQPVQLLALVEEALSVMPPSRDQVEVFLNPEELRRVLELDPKRAKKWTLLPDPALEPGECRVRSGDNEVDAGCQGRLSAVMDQVREQLLDEEDGE
- the fliD gene encoding flagellar filament capping protein FliD, coding for MASAITAPTYDPINTANSLADKYVMARQQILNTQGAEAKGTLKGLNELNSAILAFQSSLLSVTGIGKSMYAQAATFNDTAFGSATASATAAAGTYSFFVKQLASASQVSYAGLADSNSTGTLAVNMGGSLAFDVDLDAADTDANGSLSPRELAAAINGASGNTSLVTASIVTTGTTSELVLTAKNTGANTAITIDTSAVGGSASIAAANADPARVRTLVAAQDAEIRIGSENGTAITNTTNTFTNIDGVKMSFTKAHQTGDTPLTITVGADSAGTTANVQAFVDAYNKLKLMLNKLTDAGDPSTGAAAGAFAHDGGIRALNDRLVTLLRPTTTGDTLASFGIIATRDGSLEVRADRLRSQLALKPTGLDAIIGSASSSSPTGIAGALDTFLKGWSSSADGQIKKRKEAATDKQELLADRQAFLDQQHEAAYNRYLKQFTALASMQGVMNNNVSMFDALFGNDKD
- the fliI gene encoding flagellar protein export ATPase FliI; translation: MTALAARLRAVELGTVPVATPTGRLVGAQGLLLESSGCPLHTGQRCRIETVDGGWLDAQVVGFKEKISYLMPFKKASGLATGARVLPSQEKAELMIGQSWMGRMVNGMGEPIDGLGKLGGDQPLSITPPKVNPLRKAPVDEPLDVGVRAINAMLTIGKGQRVGLMAGSGVGKSVLLGLITRQTVADVIVVGLIGERNREVREFVEKSLGPEGLKRAVLVVAPADESPLMRVMATELCHSVAAHFRDRGQNVLLLCDSLTRYAMALREVALSLGEPPATRGYPPSVFSNLPQLVESAGNGENPNGSMSAIYTVLAEGDDQQDPVVDSARAILDGHIVLSRELAERGHYPAIDVAQSISRCMAQVVGQEHALAARKLKAALAKHARVRDLIPLGAYVPGADPETDKAVRLHPHIETFLCQGTREQAPMDGCVEQLKAMMA
- a CDS encoding flagellar export protein FliJ, yielding MKERTIASLGTLVQLRSLDVDRLQADLASQEATRARYQNNLARLDSLANGSGASGALPPVLALNCGAYKQNVMAMADLHRTDLALHEANMAVSQRTLSDAYTRRELLGKVLEQQQDLHARDQERALRKREDDIATQSWLAGRAA
- the fliQ gene encoding flagellar biosynthesis protein FliQ, producing the protein MSPDIAVDLVAEALKVVMLLVLVLVVPGLVMGLIVALFQAATQINEQTLSFLPRLLVTLAAVILAGHWMTSTLMDYCVSVFQRAATLAS
- a CDS encoding FliM/FliN family flagellar motor switch protein; this translates as MDMNINEQLSDQMSGDVIIDDLEGVEAATAIAGKNAARQLPQMMRRIPVTLTLEVGSARISLQELMAIGPASVVPLDALAGEPLVIKVNGAPIGRAEVVVAGEQYGLKVIDLDGLNLDALTS
- the fliF gene encoding flagellar M-ring protein FliF — encoded protein: MPPALRNNLTLLLGLAVAITAAVMLFLWQDQSNYKPVFGAREKVAASDMMTVLEAEGVPYRIHPDSGQVMVPSGELGKVRMLLAAKGVTAQLPAGLELMDRNDPLGVSQFVQDVRFRRGLEGELAQSILTMDAIATARVHLAIAKSSSFVAGAGDQSSASVVVAVKPGRSLSNEQIAAIVNMVSSSVANLNPSRVSLVDQAGNYLSSRVDLADGFDGQAQGDTAARRYTDEVRNNVNELLAPVLGANNFKLSVTADVDNDKIEETQEKYGEAPKVTSEAMREEMERNRMALGVPGTLSNRPPQMADPAAGGGANAADAQNPDAAKDNGSARKNATTRQYAYDRAITQIKRSRGRLKKLSVAVVLNNASATDPKVGYTPAELANIEKILKGGLGIDAARGDVLTVSSLNFPAAPVAQEWWQERDNVVDMTSYGMYALGALLAYLLLARPLLRAVTSRLAPQAPLMPAAPALPGMPGGAAASADKVVALPAGSAAALAAPGAVAISGAGADAAGAMPVVPLLENYDLPPAGSAVDVMVDHLKVLAGKEPERVAEVVKQWVQKKHGRTE
- the fliP gene encoding flagellar type III secretion system pore protein FliP (The bacterial flagellar biogenesis protein FliP forms a type III secretion system (T3SS)-type pore required for flagellar assembly.); translation: MILCTGGARVGPPLRRAAPLLGGALCLILLTCALPAAAQQQPSILPGVIPGSSQGMTVKSQILVLMTLLALLPVMVMMMTSFTRFVIVLSLLRQALGLQQGLPNRIITGIALILTLLVMRPVGEAVWRDAFLPYDSDKIGLEQALKIAEAPVSRFMLAQTSKTSLAQVAHLAGEPANLAPERRGFTVKLAAFVLSELKTAFQIGAMLFIPFLIIDLVVSSVLMAMGMMMLSPLVISLPFKLLLFVLVDGWTLTVNTLVGSIHAY
- the fliG gene encoding flagellar motor switch protein FliG, with translation MAELNNDDGMEAVLTPVEQAAIVLLSIGEEGAAAVLRCLEREELLELTQVMSRMSGIKVDTVKSAVQNFFDDYRQQSGLHAASRSYLKRSLDLALGSDIANSVLNTIYGDEIRPMMARLQYASPKWLAEFIATEHVQMQAVFLAFLPPSLASQILESLPADGRELVLLNMAHLDEIERDVLHELEELVNRCLSALDTQSASVEGVRQVAEILNRLQDNRAGMVELLRAHDPEVVSQIEMSMYDFFILSRQTEQVITRLLDEVPLEQWAIALKGAEPALRDAVLGAMPKRQAQSFEDLMRRSGPIPMSRIEQTRREIMATVKALADAGEIDIALFAEATAE